The proteins below come from a single Haemorhous mexicanus isolate bHaeMex1 chromosome 20, bHaeMex1.pri, whole genome shotgun sequence genomic window:
- the NOL11 gene encoding nucleolar protein 11 → MAALCESFTLRGPGPGGGSGPGPGPGLCLEPGPGSDLVLLTERGRAATLFKISDQKPLGCWSVKHGQILTCPVVCNFETHEYIAVHDDKVLRIWKNEDMNLDKAFKATLSADVYRIHSLPQGGALVLFRGGAVRTLDVLLEAPQQEIENLISAEAIRWSGAFMEGQQPVLIFTTEKDRNFFVYVQKPKLGNLHKYKLEQQGSAKPLCFTAHITNQTVTLLCLYSNNSVYQVLIPLQQDTEEEEEKEEEILSKSLLLNLSVSGAVLKGTSLVVLDKDHIAVLGSLPEPGKKPKECLTIWNTKFQTLQTSKELPLGTSGQLWCYEEKFFLIHGKVLTVIMYKCETSSLAAAVGKLKDSQTLDVSSFVNWNTLEDEELVVSFQSQESVALKAEARMSLRSNRSTVAGQSGTLSVGQLLLRLKDASNYVVETELKKLMAKAPTPDLQATIGCVVTALTDRCKRNPKFYPQNLLQEIVETRDLSYSLCPDLMAVALEQKDLHLLQMCLERFPDIPEEITYACLKAFLSVSEDHLKSVDVNLDSAICYVDVELNDMEVKTEILENGFSEEMDQDMCDTKIPKESRSVGESCPVGLQKAALLNAVLHSAYTETFLLPHLKNLPAQQAILFLRYLYYLYVKCSEKVNTTLPGIRSPTINQIMDWMCLLLDAQFTVMVMLPEAKDLLSNLHKFVRAQVRFYSELNKIEGSLRELQRLNHLRESQTYSIEVLEII, encoded by the exons ATGGCGGCGCTGTGCGAGAGCTTCACGCTACGCGGGCCGGGccccggcggcggcagcggccccggccctggccctgggctgtgcctggagccggGCCCGGGCAGCGACCTCGTGCTGCTCACCGAGCGCGGCCGGGCCGCTACGCTCTTCAAG ATTTCAGATCAGAAGCCCCTGGGCTGTTGGTCGGTTAAACACGGGCAGATTCTCACCTGTCCTGTCGTGTGCAACTTTGAAACCCACGAGTACATTGCAGTTCATGATGACAAG GTTTTAAGAATATGGAAGAATGAAGACATGAACTTGGACAAAGCCTTTAAAGCAACA CTCTCAGCAGATGTGTACAGGATCCACTCCCTGCCCCAGGGTGGGGCCCTGGTGCTGTTCAGGGGAGGGGCTGTTCGGACCCTGGATGTGCTCCTGGAGGCTCCTCAGCAGGAGATTGAGAACCTCATCTCAGCTGAGGCCATCAG GTGGAGTGGAGCTTTTATGGAAGGACAACAACCTGTCTTAATTTTCACTACTGAGAAA gataGGAATTTTTTTGTCTATGTACAGAAGCCTAAGCTGGGTAATCTACACAAATACAAGCTTGAACAGCAGGGATCAGCCAAGCCACTGTGTTTCACAGCACATATAACAAACCAAACTGTCACacttctgtgtttgt ATTCCAATAACTCTGTGTACCAGGTTCTGATACCTCTACAGCAAGATactgaagaagaagaggaaaaagaagaagaaattttgtCCAAGTCACTACTACTAAACCTTTCAGTATCTGGAGCTGTTCTGAAAGGAACATCTTTGGTTGTCCTGGACAAAGACCACATTGCAGTGTTGGGCAGTCTCCCTGAACCTGGGAAAAAGCCCAAAG AGTGCCTGACCATATGGAACACAAAATTCCAGACGTTGCAAACCTCcaaggagctgcccctggggaCCAGTGGCCAG tTGTGGTGTTACGAGGAAAAATTTTTTCTAATTCATGGGAAAGTGCTGACTGTAATTATGTACAAGTGTGAAACATCAtccttggcagctgctgtgggaaagcTCAAGGACAGTCAAACCCTtg ATGTGTCCTCATTTGTGAACTGGAATACCCTGGAAGATGAAGAGCTGGTGGTTTCCTTTCAGTCCCAGGAGTCTGTAGCTCTGAAAGCAGAGGCCAGAATGAGT TTAAGATCAAATAGGAGCACTGTTGCTGGACAGTCAGGGACCTTATCAGTTGGGCAGCTCTTACTAAGACTCAAA GATGCTTCTAATTATGTGGTGGAAACTGAATTGAAAAAACTGATGGCAAAAGCACCGACCCCAGACCTGCAAGCCACCATTGGCTGTGTGGTCACTGCCCTTACAGACAGATGTAAAAGAAATCCAAAGTTCTACCCTCAAAATTTACTGCAGGAGATCGTTGAAACCCGTGACTTGTCCTACAG TTTATGTCCAGATTTAATGGCTGTTGCTTTGGAGCAAAAAGACCTGCATCTGTTACAAATGTGCCTAGAACGGTTTCCAGATATTCCTGAAGAAATTACTTATGCTTGCCTGAAAGCATTTTTAAG CGTGAGTGAAGACCATCTTAAAAGTGTAGATGTAAATCTAGATTCTGCCATCTGTTACGTTGATGTTGAACTCAACGATATGGAAGTTAAGACTGAAATTCTAGAAAATGGTTTCAGTGAAGAGATGGACCAGGACATGTGTGATaccaaaatcccaaaggaaAGCCGGAGTGTTGGTGAATCCTGCCCTGTTGGGCTTCAGAAGGCAGCATTGCT AAATGCTGTTCTCCATTCAGCTTACACTGAAACATTTCTCTTGCCTCACCTGAAAAACCTTCCAGCACAACAAGCTATT CTATTTCTCAGGTATTTATATTACCTGTATGTGAAATGCAGTGAAAAAGTTAACACCACTCTTCCTGGAATACGCTCTCCCACAATAAATCAG aTCATGGATTGGATGTGCCTGTTGCTCGATGCTCAATTCACGGTCATGGTGATGCTTCCAGAAGCAAAGGACTTGCTTTCAAACCTGCATAAGTTTGTGAGAGCCCAA gtACGGTTCTACTCAGAACTCAACAAGATTGAAGGAAGTTTGCGGGAGTTACAAAGACTGAACCACCTGAGAGAATCTCAGACCTATTCCATTGAAGTGCTGGAAATCATTTGA
- the LOC132336534 gene encoding uncharacterized protein LOC132336534 yields the protein MGHVHANERGHVSGKKVTCMLMRRSRARQCARGRAVRAPRGLTVRAGPAGLGLSWGAAPPVRVPCEAWGDCPQGSGTGRGLSPGQRNGVGIVPGQRHWGMRLSPGQGTGRGLSPRQRRPAPLTAQPEGSVRVFTALCFPVWDFEFVQISVQPYPRTGAQAVKASPIRSPMSQNCQLWKEEQSQAWTGHGRMQDHSKPAESSWILLAAGFALSDK from the exons ATGGGTCACGTGCACGCCAATGAGCGGGGTCACGTCTCTGGTAAGAAGGTCACGTGTATGTTAATGAGACGGTCACGTGCCCGCCAATGTGCCCGGGGACGGGCGGTGAGGGCTCCGCGGGGGCTGACGGTACGGGCAGGCCCCGCCGGGCTTGGGCTGTCCTggggcgcggccccgcccgTGCGAGTGCCCTGTGAGGCATGGGGGGATTGTCCCCAGGGCAGCGGCACTGGGCGGGGATTGTCCCCTGGGCAGCGGAATGGGGTGGGGATTGTCCCAGGCCAGCGGCACTGGGGGATGAGattgtccccagggcagggcacggGGCGGGGATTGTCCCCTCGGCagcgccgcccggccccgctgaCCGCCCAGCCGGAGGGTTCCGTTCGGGTTTTCACCGCGTTGTGTTTTCCCGTGTGGGATTTTGAGTTTGTCCAGATTTCAGTGCAGCCCTACCCGAGAACAGGAGCCCAAGCTGTGAAAG cATCACCCATCAGGTCACCAATGAGTCAGAACTGCCAGCTCTGGAAAGAAGAGCAAAGCCAAGCATGGACAGGACATGGGAGAATGCAAGACCACAGCAAacctgcagagagctcctggaTTTTGCTGGCTGCAGGATTTGCACTATCAGACAAATGA